A portion of the Campylobacter concisus ATCC 51562 genome contains these proteins:
- a CDS encoding Fur family transcriptional regulator: protein MIENLEYDALLEKFKRVLRDNGLKYTKQREILLKTLYNNGEHFTPERLYLFIKETHPELNIGIATVYRTLNLLEESEMVTSISFGSQGKKFELATKPHHDHMICRKCGLIIEFEDPMIEKRQISIAKDHGFKLTGHMMQLYGICEKCSKNNIKGK from the coding sequence ATGATAGAAAATTTAGAATATGATGCGTTGCTTGAGAAATTCAAAAGAGTGCTTCGCGACAATGGTTTAAAATACACGAAACAGCGTGAAATTTTACTAAAAACGCTATACAACAATGGTGAACACTTTACTCCAGAAAGACTTTATCTTTTTATAAAAGAAACGCACCCTGAGCTAAATATTGGCATCGCAACTGTTTATAGAACACTAAATCTACTTGAAGAATCAGAAATGGTGACATCAATCAGCTTTGGTTCACAAGGTAAAAAATTTGAGCTTGCCACAAAGCCACATCACGACCATATGATATGCAGAAAGTGCGGCCTTATTATAGAATTTGAAGATCCAATGATAGAAAAAAGACAAATCAGTATCGCAAAAGATCATGGTTTTAAACTAACTGGCCATATGATGCAGCTTTATGGAATTTGTGAAAAATGCTCAAAAAATAATATAAAGGGAAAGTAA
- a CDS encoding CvpA family protein gives MDLVTWFDIIIIALVLMLGIKGILNGLIKEAFGLIGLIGGLIIASRFSDLSGEFITKNIYKFENPSFLQFVAFISLWLVFWIVCLLVGKFLSKIVSVSGLGFLDRLGGFVMGSGKIFLTFSAVVAVIPGTSLNNIIAPYFANSKVYPVLIETGKWITNLDVKNIKSELDEIVARPMDTNKTDAFISMDANASVNTDSNITKGE, from the coding sequence ATGGATTTAGTAACGTGGTTTGATATTATTATTATTGCTCTTGTCTTGATGCTTGGCATAAAAGGCATATTAAATGGACTTATCAAAGAAGCTTTCGGACTTATCGGACTTATCGGAGGCTTAATTATAGCTAGTAGGTTTTCAGATCTATCTGGTGAGTTTATAACTAAAAATATATATAAATTTGAAAATCCTTCATTTTTACAGTTTGTCGCATTTATCTCTCTTTGGCTAGTTTTCTGGATAGTCTGCTTGCTAGTTGGTAAATTTTTATCAAAAATAGTTTCAGTAAGCGGACTTGGTTTTTTGGATAGACTTGGTGGATTTGTTATGGGAAGTGGAAAAATTTTCTTAACATTTTCGGCAGTAGTTGCTGTAATACCTGGCACTTCGCTAAATAATATAATTGCTCCTTATTTTGCGAACAGTAAAGTTTATCCGGTTTTGATAGAAACTGGCAAATGGATAACAAATCTTGATGTAAAAAATATCAAAAGTGAGTTAGATGAGATAGTGGCAAGACCAATGGATACAAATAAAACTGACGCATTTATCTCAATGGATGCAAATGCTAGTGTAAATACCGACTCTAATATCACAAAAGGGGAATAA
- a CDS encoding type IV pilus twitching motility protein PilT has translation MDLIEQLQAKNLSVKIPEDNSLNNLASDIKTLLKTVVSDKASDLHLVSRSEPQIRVDGALKPIDFGILSGKDIENLCFALITDEQKSELENNKELDFAIELPDIGRFRGNYYYTMNGDLAAAFRIIPINLPSLDELNAPQIFKHIIKREKGLILVTGPTGSGKSTTLAAMLNEINLNYRKHIITIEDPVEFVHNNKKALFSHRNIGTDATSYSRALKSAVREDPDIILVGEMRDRETISTAITAAETGHLVFGTLHTNSAIQTINRIVDSFDGSEQLQVRNMLSVSLTAVVSQSLIPKIGGGRCAVYEILINNMAISNLIRENKIHQIYSQMQLNQQQTGMSTQTQALMKVLKEGKITKENALAYSTSQQELQNLIGTI, from the coding sequence ATGGATCTAATCGAACAGCTTCAGGCAAAGAATTTAAGTGTAAAAATACCAGAAGATAATAGCCTTAATAATCTTGCTAGCGATATAAAAACACTTTTAAAAACTGTTGTGAGTGATAAGGCAAGCGATCTTCACCTTGTTTCAAGATCCGAGCCTCAAATAAGAGTAGATGGTGCTTTAAAGCCCATTGATTTTGGCATATTAAGTGGCAAGGATATAGAGAATTTATGTTTTGCTTTGATTACTGATGAACAAAAAAGTGAGCTTGAGAATAATAAAGAGCTTGACTTTGCTATCGAACTTCCAGACATTGGTCGCTTTCGTGGCAACTATTACTATACCATGAATGGTGATTTAGCTGCTGCTTTTCGTATAATCCCAATCAATCTCCCATCTCTTGATGAGCTAAATGCCCCACAAATTTTTAAGCATATTATTAAGCGTGAAAAAGGCCTTATTTTGGTTACCGGACCGACAGGAAGTGGTAAATCAACAACTCTTGCAGCTATGCTTAATGAGATAAATTTAAATTATAGAAAGCATATTATTACAATTGAGGATCCAGTCGAGTTTGTGCATAACAATAAAAAAGCTCTATTTTCTCATAGAAATATCGGCACTGACGCAACTTCTTATTCAAGGGCTCTAAAATCTGCGGTTCGTGAAGATCCAGATATTATACTTGTGGGTGAGATGAGAGATAGAGAAACGATTTCAACGGCTATTACGGCGGCTGAGACTGGACACTTAGTCTTTGGTACGCTTCACACAAATTCAGCCATTCAAACTATAAATAGGATCGTTGATAGTTTCGATGGAAGTGAGCAATTACAAGTAAGAAATATGCTTAGCGTTTCGCTAACTGCTGTCGTTTCACAAAGTCTGATCCCAAAGATAGGCGGTGGAAGGTGTGCTGTGTATGAAATTTTAATAAACAATATGGCTATCTCAAACTTGATACGTGAAAATAAAATACATCAAATTTACTCTCAGATGCAACTAAATCAACAACAAACTGGCATGAGTACGCAAACTCAGGCTTTGATGAAAGTACTAAAAGAGGGTAAGATTACAAAAGAAAATGCGCTAGCTTATTCAACTAGTCAGCAAGAACTTCAAAATTTAATAGGAACTATATAA
- the gatC gene encoding Asp-tRNA(Asn)/Glu-tRNA(Gln) amidotransferase subunit GatC: MQIDDTLLNKLEKLSALQISDEKREEVKKQLSEIVSFVDILNELDLSSDEAVVSSIKGGTPLREDESRPSDVIDTILKYAPSREGHFFAVPKIIE; this comes from the coding sequence ATGCAAATAGATGATACTCTTTTAAATAAATTAGAAAAACTTTCTGCCTTACAAATCAGTGATGAAAAAAGAGAAGAAGTAAAAAAACAACTAAGCGAGATTGTATCTTTTGTCGATATTTTAAATGAACTTGATCTAAGTAGCGATGAAGCTGTAGTTAGCTCTATAAAAGGTGGCACACCTTTAAGAGAAGATGAGTCAAGACCAAGTGATGTGATTGATACGATCTTGAAATACGCTCCTTCACGTGAAGGGCATTTTTTTGCTGTACCAAAAATAATAGAATAA
- a CDS encoding lipoprotein, with protein sequence MKKITLFLAFALALVLSGCGTKRQYFEPAQTSGKISLSKDMPSYIKSTNANGATLDNGNIITKNGLNTNIKLPENFNFLNENNGFIISASIDGDLNVTDPSGHSVYSNKFPTAIVAASLDQNLLAAISAANHIYLIDINTATTIMEYSSSNIAAVDSRVVAPFFMSSLIVYPALDGKIYIVQKETGRILRDVVVSSENFFNNIIFLGVEGDNLIASTAKKLIVINPNQTVYYDGEIKDVLVNNDEIYIFKKDGTIVRTNLMLKEQNKVNFKFAIFSAATIINNKLYVIEKTGYVIKTNLDLSGAEIYEFSDEIKDKSFMGNGAFYYDNELVNLGQ encoded by the coding sequence ATGAAAAAAATTACTCTTTTCTTGGCTTTTGCCTTGGCTTTAGTTTTAAGCGGATGTGGCACAAAAAGACAATATTTCGAGCCAGCTCAAACCTCTGGCAAAATTTCTTTGTCAAAAGATATGCCATCTTATATCAAATCAACAAATGCAAATGGTGCCACTCTTGATAACGGCAATATTATCACCAAAAACGGCCTAAATACAAACATTAAGTTGCCTGAAAATTTTAATTTCTTAAATGAAAACAACGGCTTTATCATCTCAGCTAGTATAGATGGCGATCTAAATGTGACAGATCCTAGCGGACACAGCGTTTATAGCAATAAATTTCCAACAGCAATCGTTGCTGCTTCTCTTGATCAAAACCTATTAGCAGCTATCAGCGCAGCAAACCACATCTATCTAATAGACATAAATACCGCAACAACAATAATGGAATATAGCTCGTCTAATATAGCAGCAGTTGATTCAAGGGTCGTAGCACCATTTTTTATGAGCTCGCTTATCGTTTATCCGGCATTAGATGGCAAAATTTATATAGTACAAAAAGAGACTGGTAGAATTTTACGTGACGTGGTCGTAAGCTCTGAAAATTTCTTTAATAACATCATATTCTTAGGCGTTGAGGGCGATAATCTAATTGCATCAACAGCTAAAAAACTTATCGTCATTAACCCAAACCAAACAGTTTATTATGACGGAGAGATCAAAGATGTACTGGTTAATAACGATGAAATTTATATCTTTAAAAAAGATGGTACGATCGTAAGAACAAATCTTATGTTAAAAGAGCAAAATAAAGTAAATTTCAAATTTGCCATCTTCTCAGCAGCTACTATTATCAATAATAAGCTTTACGTAATCGAAAAAACAGGCTACGTTATAAAAACAAATTTAGATCTCAGTGGAGCTGAAATTTATGAATTTAGCGATGAGATAAAAGATAAAAGCTTTATGGGCAATGGTGCCTTTTATTATGATAATGAGCTTGTTAATTTAGGGCAATGA
- a CDS encoding type III pantothenate kinase: MILCNIGNTNATFLEDGKISRMKISEFKSYKPEKKVYFISVNDEILNILKDNKMFVDLEPFFTIDTIYQGLGVDRIAACYSINNGVIVDAGSAITVDIMANSIHLGGYILPGISSMLNAYKNISPRLDITINSQIDIDALPQKTADAVSYGIIKPIITLLDKLAGDKKVYFTGGDGDFLSKFFKNAICDKMLVFRAMQKLITEKKDMII; encoded by the coding sequence ATGATTTTGTGTAATATAGGCAATACTAACGCTACATTTTTAGAAGATGGCAAAATCTCACGTATGAAAATTTCTGAGTTTAAAAGCTATAAGCCAGAAAAAAAAGTATATTTTATATCCGTAAATGATGAAATTTTAAATATTTTAAAAGATAATAAGATGTTTGTGGATCTAGAACCATTTTTTACTATTGATACGATATATCAGGGTCTAGGTGTAGATAGAATCGCAGCATGTTACTCTATAAATAATGGCGTAATCGTTGATGCTGGAAGCGCCATAACAGTTGACATTATGGCAAACTCTATTCACCTTGGAGGATATATCTTGCCAGGCATTTCAAGTATGCTAAATGCCTACAAAAACATCTCACCACGACTTGATATCACTATAAATTCGCAAATTGACATAGATGCTCTACCACAAAAAACAGCCGATGCTGTGAGTTATGGCATCATTAAACCAATAATAACTCTACTAGATAAGCTAGCCGGTGACAAAAAAGTCTATTTTACTGGTGGAGATGGCGATTTTTTGTCAAAATTTTTTAAAAATGCTATTTGCGACAA